One region of Tamandua tetradactyla isolate mTamTet1 chromosome 6, mTamTet1.pri, whole genome shotgun sequence genomic DNA includes:
- the PTP4A3 gene encoding protein tyrosine phosphatase type IVA 3, with translation MARMNRPAPVEVTYKHMRFLITHNPTNATLSTFIEDLKKYGATTVVRVCEVTYDKAPLEKDGITVVDWPFDDGAPPPGKVVEDWLSLLKAKFCDDPGSCVAVHCVAGLGRAPVLVALALIESGMKYEDAIQFIRQKRRGAINSKQLTYLEKYRPKQRLRFKDPHAPRSRCCVM, from the exons ATGGCCCGGATGAACCGGCCCGCCCCTGTGGAGGTGACCTATAAGCACATGCGCTTCCTCATCACCCATAACCCCACCAACGCCACCCTCAGTACCTTCATCGAG GACCTGAAGAAGTACGGGGCTACCACCGTGGTGCGCGTGTGCGAGGTGACCTACGACAAGGCCCCGCTGGAGAAGGACGGCATCACCGTGGTG GACTGGCCTTTTGATGATGGGGCGCCCCCGCCTGGCAAAGTGGTGGAGGACTGGCTGAGCCTGCTGAAGGCCAAGTTCTGCGATGACCCTGGCAGCTGCGTGGCCGTGCACTGCGTGGCCGGCCTGGGACG GGCCCCTGTCCTCGTGGCGCTGGCCCTGATTGAGAGTGGGATGAAGTACGAGGACGCCATCCAGTTCATCCGACA GAAGCGGCGCGGAGCCATCAACAGCAAACAGCTCACCTACCTGGAAAAGTACCGGCCTAAGCAGAGGCTACGCTTCAAAGACCCACACGCACCCCGAAGCCGGTGCTGTGTCATGTAG